In Chelonia mydas isolate rCheMyd1 chromosome 7, rCheMyd1.pri.v2, whole genome shotgun sequence, the sequence CTTCCACAGTCTGGCCTTTATAATCCTGTGAAGGGTTCCAAGTGTGTTGTTGTATTGCACTGATTTTCTGTGCTTTGCTTTTATGTAAATTTTACAATGCTCTAAATTATCAGGAAACTTCTGGTGGATTTATCTAGTGATTGGAATTGTCATCGCTATAGCATCACTATCAGCCGTAGCAGCGTACTGTTGTAAgttaatttcttttcttcatcCATACTGTATACTGAATTGACTACTGCTTAATTAATCATAATTCTCCTCTTTTAGGTGCTCCACTCTAGCACTGATACATACTATGCGCtggtttttaaaattctttggcATGTTTTGTTTCAGACAAGAAGAAACGGAAGGATTTTGATGTGACCAATCAGATGCTGCCTCGGGTTGTCCACAAACCACCCACCTCTGTAGGTATCGTTGCTTAGCATGGCTGAAATTCAGCTTGGTGCATGAGGCTctctgcaccacttaaatccACATTGGGGCTGTGTAGATTGTGGAGGCCTGTCCTCCCTTTACCCTCTGGCTTTATGTGAGGGAAGTGAACTTCACCACAGAGAGAAAGACACGTGGGAGAGTTCCAAACTATTTTTGCCAAGCAAATAACAGGATTTGTCCATGTGCTTCCTACAAGCAGTTCTGAAAAAGAGAGTGTTTTGTATAGTACAATGTATATATGGAGAACAAGAAGAAGTTTTCAAACCCTCCTGTCccagctacacacacacaagctaggAAGGAAGTCAGGGATTTCATTCGAATCGCTCCACTCTTTCTGCCTGAGATAAAGTTGAAGCTTTTATTCCCTAAATAGTCCTATCTTTAAACACGTATTGTTCCTTAGAGTGGAAGGTGCTAGCAATGAGTGCCCAGCAGCTGAGGATAAGAGAGGACATTGTGTCATTCTGCTGTGACCCTCTCTACTCTCTCAGATAATCTATGAGCAGTACTGAAGGGCTCAGTTAATCCAGTTCTCTATGGCCAAAGGACAGTTGCAACACTGAGGGGACCATGAGGAAGCAGAGTGAGAGTTGGGGTCAGAAGAGTTTTCTACAGAggaccctggggtgggggtggggaatgtatTTCCTGGCCTGACTCATTAGGGTCAGATCATTACAGAAACATGCAAAAAGCGGCCCAAagtttgtgggggaagaggggttgaGCGTCatttctcctccccgcccccaatggTTGTCTGTGGGCTGTAGACAGGAAGGGTGTGGAGCTAGGGGAAGCTACCTTCTTGCAGCAGCATCTCTCTCCAGCCTAGTACAGAGCTCCTCACTTAGACAAAGGATCATTTCTCTCCTAAAGAATGTTCCATACATTGATTAAGCATTCTGAGTAGCTAAGATCCTGAAGTTCTTGTACTAGTCCGGTGACCCAAATAGAGACCACCTTCATTTCTATTATTCAGTTTAAAATTGGCTAGTGCACTGTATTCTAAACATGGCCTGGCTACTAAAGAGAGGGGTCATTTATAAAGCTGAGAGAAAACTCCAAATTTCATGAAATTTAGCATTTTGCATAatttggtgttttaaaaaaaattggttgtgGGAGCCcaatgcgcccccccccccccctaagGTACAAAAGAGACTGTACCActgaaagaagaagagaagatgggaataagtgaaaaaacagaaaaaaatcaataatcaAGAAAAactggggggaagggcagagactCTACAATCTGCAGGGCCTCCTTTACActtttttctttatctgtttCCAGGAAGTGGAGCCTCTTGTGTACACAGGTATGAGATAACATTTTACTTTCTGTGTAGGAATGGTGAGAAATATGGTTTAGAAACCATGCAAGAATATATGTTTTGTTCAGTTTAATGCAAGGTCAGTCTCTGTTTCGAGGAGCTATCACTCCTCACTGATTTGTAACTCTCCTTATTAAATAAATGTCAGTTATGGGAACAAACCTCCAGTCCTAACTAAGACACaacgctcttttttttttttaaatcaaaggaaGTTTTGCCTCAGTAAGGTCTGCAGACTCTGTGTTACTTGATTAATGTTAGCAGGAATTAGTTATTGAAAAACCCACAATGTTTCTGCTTGGATAAGCACCCAACTGTTTTCCTGCTTGTTAAAAAATTGTGAGTACATGCAGATTTTTGGAGACTTTGTCCCACAGGACTCTAACTAGGAAACCCTCTGGTGGTTCAGTAGATCCACTGGCAATCTTGTTGCCAGATCTCAGGTATTCATATATTCTAAtctcctggactctgcagctTCCAAAGCCAAAGGCATTCACCCTGTATTACAGATCAGGTAGTATTGAAATGTAGTCGTACGCAAAGCCCAGAAGATAGGCTTCTAGACACTGAACTGTCAAGTGCATGAGTCCAGCAATGGAAGTATCATTATGGAGAGGTTCAGCGCCGAGCTAAGAGGATGCCAGAGGTGCTTGTCTGCttgaggaagggaaagagaaagggtCCTATAGAAAGATCCGAGCACTTATTTGAAGTCACAAGAAGGGGATATGGGTCCATACCTGAACATTTGAATTTTCTAACATAAGGGAAAGTGTAGCATGTTGACCCATTTCTACTGTGAAGTTCCCTGTAAAAGACTTCTCTCGATCTCTCACTTAGGCTTGAAACTTGATCTGTTTTGAATAGGAAACGTGTAATCTATTTAAAACATGAAAAAGATCAGTAAAATACTAGTGCCATGAATTTGTGTTTTCAAATGTTATTTGTATTGTCAGATGTTGACCTGAGTGCCCACATTCCTGCTATTGTGGAGGTGATGACACTACCACAAGTCAAGGCTTTTGTTCGGCAGCATGAAATCCCAGAACCTGCCATAGAGCAGACACTCCAGGACTATATAAATGATTCAACTGAGCAGAAAATCAAATTGTTCCATATGTGGTATCAACATCATGGAATGAAGGGGGCTTATGAAAATTTGATCATCAGCCTGAGAGAATTAAAAATGCGTGCTGTTGCTGATAAAATTGAGAAAAAACTGAATGCGGTCACTTTCAGCAGTCAGGAAAACGGAAGATCAAATGTCAATACTGCTGAGCAAAGCAGCACCCATTCTGATAGACATAATGTGtagtcagtggaaaaatatttctaaacaggtaagtattatttttatgttGTAAATAACAAAGTTTTCAAAGACCGTTTCCTTCAGCATTTCTACCTGATTAAAGAAGAGGTGAGTGAACAAACACAGACAGCGTGGCTAACTTCTGGAAATGCATCGATGTGCACTTCAGAAATTGAGATTTTGCTATCCTTTGTAAAGGACTGAGAACAGAGATTCTGGGAAGCATTcactaaaaaaacaacaatatagGAGTTCATGCAGAGGACTCACAATGCTTGTGTGTGTCACACAAAAAAACTCAGCCAACATTTTGGAATGAAGCTTTAGTTAAAGATTTATGGTCCCAGACAATGGATGATCTTTGTGTTTAGTTATGCTAAAATTATGGTTTATAGCTATTTTCCTTATGTAAAAGAATGAAAACTCTGGTGTTACGTTTACAATATTTTCAGCAAACAcacttaaggggaaaaaaaggaattcaattattttaaatttaaagactAACTTTAGTGTAATCTGTAAACATGTTAAAGATTTACTCACATGAGAAATCCcatttaaagtcagtggggctattcaCTTGTTATGTATTTGGAAGATGAATATACTTGTCTTTACAGATTACTTTAAATGATACTTTCAGTTGTGAAAGCATATGAACATGTACATATTTCATGAAAGGCCCCAAACTAACCACAGATGTGTGGGTGCAGATTATTGCCTTCTAcgataatcatgatggtcccttctggtcttaaaaaaaaatccgtgAAATGAAATGCGATCTGTGCCTGTATATCTGAAGGACAGAACTGGGTCCTCAATTTTTAAAGGTCTGTCATACCAACTGCGATCTCTCCAAGGCCCAAATGTTTGATACTAACTTTTCTAATGCAAAGATTTAAAGTAAGAACAAGCAGCAATAAAAGAAGAGCTTGAAATAGTGTATGGTTCTTTCCTTTAATTTGTATAAATCGGCCTATAATAACCTCAGTTTCAAGATTTCAGATTCCTGATATCAGTAAACCTCAGGAATGAAAACTGAAAGCTCCATTCATCTCTGGACCATATGAAGCCCAGAAAGCTGAGCACCAGACCAATCTATTCAGCATGACTGGGCTGCCACATAGTTTATCAACATCCAAAAGAATCTAGGGAACTGCAGGGCTACTCTGTGGAAGGAAAGGTTAATCTGTAAGCCTATGTTAGTGTCCTACTTCCTACAAACCAAAATTTCTTGTGCTGGAGCtatttccttttctccctctctcctaggTCCCTTATATAGCTCCAGGAGCAAGTGAGGTACAAATATTTGCTACACTGTATCGCATCATTTGTCCATCATGTTAATTTTCTTGCATCCAGGTACAGCTGGCTGAAAAGAAAAGTAGTTACAAGGACTGTTTGTTGAGGGAAGTCTCCCACCCCTCATGACTCCTGTGGAGGGCTTCACCTTATCACTGAAGTCTGGGGAGTGTCCCCCTCAACTCACTGATTCCACGCAGCTTATTGGTAGTCTCCTGAGAATTTTTAGGTTGGTGAACGCTTCTCTTCTTCCTGACTGAGATTTTCTGGTCACATGATGCCTTTACTATTTTTTCTTTGACTCACTGcccctcagtcctccagcagtaacTCCATTAGTCACACTCAGTGCACTGGCTAACACTGCTTCCATGAGCCACATTGCTACTAACGGCTCTTTGGCTACTCAAAGAGTATGGGCCTGTTTCTCCCCAGTCTGTACCTTATGCCTTTGCACccatgcagtcatttacacctgtgataAGTGGTTGTAATCAGAAAAGTAGCACTTTACCCAAATGTAAATGACTACAAGGGTGCAAGGCAAAGGAGCATCAGGTGCTGTGAATCAGCTACAGGGCAGGCTTGTGCAGAGTGTAATGCTGAGACCAGTCTTAGGAGTCTGCTACTAATGATCATGCTACTAATGAAATACAGTAAATCTTCCAGGATTGCATGACCTGGGAGGGCTGTGAAGGAAAGTCTGACCTGAATGGATCCCAGTGCTAAAGACAGGTTTGTGTGAAACAGATAAATTTGAGTTTAAAATGAGAGTCAGTCCTCTCAATAAGGTACGTTTGAGAAATTTCAGCCATTCGTGGTTCTGTCCATGGAGTTTTTATGGCTATAGAGCCTACAACTAGTTTAGGATCCACAACTACACCTCAATTCTTACATGGAATATGCCTGCTGAACTTTTGGAAACAGCTCTTGACATGTGTGGAGCAAGACTTCACATCTAGCCCATGCTTATACATTCAGAATGACCAACCAATATGTATTAACGCCAGTCAGCATGCCGACGTCAGAGACAGAGTGCCAAAACGCTCACAATCTTCCTCCCTTTATAGGAACCTCAAGTAGCCCTCTACTAATCACAATGATAGCTAGGAGATAGGTGATCTAACTTCTGCGTTCTGTATGTTGCACATGATCGGAAGAGTTGCTGGAGCTGAATGGCACACTGATACTATATGAATAATTAGTAATAAGTACCAAGATTGTTTGCCTTTGTCTGTGTACAGATCTCACACCCCCTGGGGCTGATTatgtcccccactgcaaccctTTTATGCTGCTCTACTGCCATAAAGGGGATGGAATGCCCTCCTGGGAATTCCCCAATGCAGGGGTAGCATAGGGCTAGTATGGACTATCCTACGCTACATTCCCATGTAGTCCCAGTGTAGATGGAAGacaagcaggagggagagagtgtggctggaacattctGTAATCTGCCACGCCAACCCCTAGAGCAGGCCAGAATTAGGGAAGTACAAGAAGTAGCTTAAAGGCACATCTACATCTCCTCATCCTGGACTGTCATTCTGGCTTCACTTACAAGGAGGTGCAGCACCAGCTATGGCTCCTTTTTATTGACAAGTGCAAGTTATGAGTGCCCATTTCTTAAGGCCTGAGTGGGTCACACAGCTTGTCCAGTTTGGAACAGAGGGGCCTTAAAACGAACTTCTTACATTTGTAGTAGTGAACTCTAGTGTGAAATTGTGTATAGATACATTGGAATTTCCCAAAAAAGCACTGTCAGAAggactgtttaaaacaaaaagccccCGAGGAGTGAGTCATATTTTCCCTCTGAGAAGTCTGAATACCATTAAGTCTGGTAGTCATTACTCTTTTAAACTGCAGCATGATGCTGCCGCAGATAGAGTGAATATACTAGCAGAGCAGTGGTGGGGTTTGTAACAATGATAGTTACACTTTAAGACACCTTTCACCCCCAAAGGATAGTGGTTATATCATTCACAGAGACAGACATTCAAAATGCCTCTCTTCTGAGCACTGGGTAGGCCTCAGTTAGAGCCAGACTGGGAAGAGTTAAAGGAGAGTAACAGAAAGGATAGAATGTTTGGAAAATGAAACCTACTATATACGGAAAGCTTAGAGAACCGAATGTGTTCAAGCTAAAGTAAAGCAGACAGGAAGGAGAAACTGAAATGGTACATGAATAAAGTGACTCAACACGTGCAGACAAATTATGAAAGGAAACAGTCATGAGGAGACAAACTCTGCAAAACCCTTATTTTATAAAAACCAGGGTTGAATCTTGTTCAAATGCTTTCCTGGAGAAATCGGTATTTTCAAAatcctccccactgctggagcctttcactgtggcaatGAAAGACTCTAGCAGGGGGTGGGCAGAGGAGGAAGGttcagcctttccccactgtTCACACCCTGCCagaacctttccctgctgctcgTCTTTCCCTGCTTCAGGGAAAGACTACAGCAGTGGAGACCGAAGGCAATGTGTGGGGAGTAGAGAGGCATGTAGGGTATGTACTCGGGTACACAGCCACACCCTTCAGGCCTGTCTGTACTCACCAAAGCCATGCCTTACAGTCTATGTTGTTCGTTACCCGCAAGCTACGGGAGGTCTATGTGTATGTACGCTGcgtcagaggttctcaacctttgtcTTTCTGAGGCagccccaacatgctataaaagctccagtgcccacctgtgccacaacaactctttttctgcatatccagtagattagaagccagggctggcattagagaGTAGtgagcagggcaattgcccggggccccatgccacaggggaccCGCAAATCTAAGTTGTTTGAGCTTCGGCTTCAGCCCAAgacggtggggctcaggcttcagccccagtgagtctaacacctGGCCTACTCTCTggtttaattttggcatttcccctGAAACCTGCCCACGGCTCCCTAGTGGGACCCAGACTGCTGGATGAGAGCCACTGCACTACATGCTGCCAAAAGAAgcgtgcagtgtagatgtaccctacaGCGCCGCTCTGAAGGGAGACGGACATTTCTGTACAAGCTGGTTTCCTCTTACTCTGGGACAAGGTaaaaagggtcagttttcactACCCAGTTAATTATTTTCTGTCTGTCAAGTTTCTTCATGCTTGTTTTTCTTCCAATTTCTGTAGTTATTCCTACCACTCTGCAAACTATTTTGATTTCCAAATCAAGCTGAGTTAAAATACCATAAGAAAAAAGGcaattttctgttatttttgtcTAATGGAAACAAAATGCCATCTTTTCCCACAGACAACTAGGTTTGTCTCCTTAACTGTTTTATTCCTAAATGTAATTGCCCACCAGATGGCAATGTGTACCAAGATTTTCCATACCACTGATACTAGATTTCCTGCTGATCCTCTGACACTGCAATTACAAGACATCAGACTGTTCTCCTCTATTCACCCCTGACATGGGAAATTCCACAAGCACACAGTGCTGGTATTCTGGTAGAACTTTTCCTCCTCCTGCAAGTTTTTCTGAGAGGAAAGGATTTGTCCCTGTCAGGAAGTTTTCCTGATATTCAAtttaagttttctttttaatttcattccatTCCAGTTGGAGGacctcagggcttgtctccactaccGCGCTATATCAGCCAGCTgcattgatgcagctgcaccaatctagcatgtctggtgaagatgcactaCGTCAACTGTAGAGTGCTCTCCCACCAacgtaattactccacctcaccGAGAggccactgacatagcacagtgtGGACATCGTTTTAAGTTGATGTCACTTACGCCGCTCAGGGTGGGTGACTTTTTCACAcccgagcaacataagttatattgactgaagcggtagtgtagacaaacccttagtctgCCAGCTGTCCTTCAGGGAGTGAATTAGAATTTGATATGTTGGTATCGCTCTTCAATGGGATTCCCTCTGCTGAGTAGATGATCCAGCTCAACAAGTGAAATTTTAAGATCCCAGGACTACGCTTCTAAACAGACCTCCTGGCACAtgcctaaataattcctctccctcttcttTGTACTTGTAGACAGCCACACATCCCTCCCTGAGTCATCACCAAGTTGAGCTAAACCCACTAAATTCTTAATATCTACTCATGAATCAGGTGCTGTAGGTCTCTCATTTTTACTGAGCTTCTTTGAGCTCCAAATTGTCTGCCTCCATTTAATACAACGCTTTATTCCTATCATTGTTAATTGACTAATCTATACTCAGTAAATTTCCAAAGGGTGAAATATTATcgcattttgtagatggggaaactaaagCAGATATGAACTGACTTACCTGAGGCCACCTAGCTGCCAAGCATTCCCTGGGCATAATGGAATCTTCCATGAGCACAGAGCTAGCATAGCCAGTTCTACACCAACCCCTCTCAGCCCTCATCTCAGAGCAGTGGGTGCCTGCTTGTATGAGTGCATTACAACAGAGTCCTGATACGCATTCACATAATCAATAAAAACATCTgtgcttacattaaaaaaaatagtttggacTCTCCAGCAGAAAGGAGGAAAACAgtattttcctcttaaaaaaaaaaaaatcaagtccgTCAAGTCAAGGTGCCTAGCAAAGAGCAGATCTTAACAATGTCTGAATAACACCACTCGGATTATGTCCAGGGAAAATCGGTAGGGAATCCAGAATTTTGGCCTTCCTAAATAAGTACATTTCCTTAGAGTTGAATTATCCAATAGTGTGTGCTTAAAACGAGCCAAATTTATCTGGAAAGGATGGAGATTTTGTTATTCTTACAATTTTAACTACACAAAAGTAGTTAGGTGCCAGCGGTTATCATCAAATTGAAACAATGATCAAATTAACTGGGGATTGAATGAAGTGGAGGGCACAGTAAATGTGTTTAGTTAATAAATAATTACTTATTTTCTTGGAAATGTGACAGGTCCAACTGACTTGGTGGGTGAATAAATACTTCAATTTCTGCAacatccctgtataaacagctgaGTCTTGGTTCTGCTTACATGTTGTCTCAGCAAACTATATAACTTTAAACATCGCTAAACATATTACTTCTGTTACAGTTgtagaaatatttgtaataataaccACAATGCGGGTTCCTTGTGGGCAACAGTtctttttttgtaaacaaaagaatgaaacatttcactggTGCATCCACtagaaaactaaaacaaatcaAGAGTATTTGAGGATATTTGATACTTGACAGAAAAAGTCAAATTTTAGAATTTAATCTGTGCACCAGGCTCCTGTTGTGTTCTCCATTTATGTAGCCTCAGCAAGCATCAGGTTAACAACCAATTTCATACACAACTTAGGCTTTGGCTACACAAcaaattttgtcagcaaaacttatgctGCTTTAATCAAAGCGCGTTAATTaaaaccgctgttgcatgtccacactagctccttgCGTCGGCAGAGCACACCCACACTAACAGCCCTTGcattgacacagagagcagtgcattgtgataGCCATCCCACTGTGCAagggccgcagggtgctttgggaagggtttgcaatgcctcatggggcaggtacagtgtcacatgatgcaaGTTTTTCAATCCCATAGTTCCAGGGGCATCCGAGTAGAttgtcagctgcttttcaactgaagtgggtgggtgtgggggggagaggagagcagtGTGTCTGGGGTGAGGGAGACAGCAGGCTGGCCAACCTAtcctgaggcagagggagggaaatTCCCACCAGCCACATCAGCCCTCCA encodes:
- the FAS gene encoding tumor necrosis factor receptor superfamily member 6 isoform X1, which produces MSAGLLFLRLVLVFGWTIGSQWDSDVPAAHTIYDKLSIKRNISKRELKCGEREYAAEDICCKECAPGSFKLADCTKDNKTSNCKPCEEGSTFMDHYNSLHMCRRCKSCDSELGFEVAETCTVTQNTKCRCKQHYFCNSPDSCHHCDPCSKCENGAIEKVCTPTTNTICKRNFWWIYLVIGIVIAIASLSAVAAYCYKKKRKDFDVTNQMLPRVVHKPPTSEVEPLVYTDVDLSAHIPAIVEVMTLPQVKAFVRQHEIPEPAIEQTLQDYINDSTEQKIKLFHMWYQHHGMKGAYENLIISLRELKMRAVADKIEKKLNAVTFSSQENGRSNVNTAEQSSTHSDRHNV